The Sporosarcina sp. Marseille-Q4943 genome includes the window GCTTGCCGATGGAGGCGGTAGCATTGCTCACCGCCATCGACGCTTTAATCGGGATGGGGGCAACCGCCGTGAACGTGACAGGCGATCTTGTCGGGACGAGGTTGATCGATCAGCATGAGAAGAGAAGGAGAATGTAAAAGAGCCAAGCATCGGGTCGTTGCCCGATACTTGGCTTTTCTTCATTCCATCATTTCTGCGACAATTTCATACGAGCGGAGGCGGTCTTCATGGTGGAAGATCCCCGAACTAATAATACATTCATCCGCTGTCGTCATCTCCATAAACGCTTCCAATTTACGCTTGACGGTGTCAGGACTGCCGACAATCGTCGATGGCCATTCCAATAGTTCAGCGACGGCCGCTTTTTCAAAATCATTCCAGACAACATCAACATCATCGATCGGGGGTGTAAATTGCTTCGTAATCCCTCTTCGGATATTCAAAAACATCTGCTGGTGAGAAGTTGCTAGCCATTGCGCCTTTTCATCTGTATCCGCAGCGATGATGTTAATACCTAGCATCGCATACGGCTTTTCAAGGTCCTTCGAAGGCTTGAAATTGCGGTGAAATAGGTTCAACGCATGCATCATATAAGTCGGTGCAAAATGGCTCGCGAATGAAAACGGAAGCCCTAGTTCCGCAGCAAGCCGCGCACTGAAATCGCTCGACCCGAGAAGCCAGATCGGAATTTCTTGACCTTCCCCAGGGAATGCGCGGACGCGGGCGGCAGGATCGTACTCGAAATACGCACGCAACTCGTCCAGCTGATCAGGGAAATCATTGCCGCTACTATTCAACGTCCGCCTTAACGCATAAGCCGTCGCCTGGTCGCTGCCGGGAGCCCGGCCAAGACCGAGATCGATTCGCCCCGGATAAAGTGCATCAAGCGTGCCGAACTGCTCGGCGATGACGAGCGGTGCATGATTCGGAAGCATGATGCCACCTGCCCCGACACGTATCGTCTCCGTCGCTCCAGCGACATGACCGATAATGACAGACGTCGCGGAACTTGCAACGCCAGGCATATTATGATGTTCTGCAAGCCAAAAGCGGTTAAATCCCCATTTTTCTGCATGCTGGGCAAGGTCGACGCTATTCTTGAAAGATTGTCCAGCATCGCTCCCTTCGTTGATCATCGCAAGATCAAGAATCGACAGCGGGATGCCGTTGAACTTCTTCGCTCTATCATGTATCATTTGCCTCACTCCCCATAATTTTCATCTTCCAAATTGCTACCATTCCATAATAACGTTTCGACACGCCCACTTCCATTGAAGGGATTTGCCCATAAAAAAAGGAGACCCGCCTTAGGGTCTCCCTCTTACAACATGATTCCAGTAACAGCCGCTGTCAATAAACTGACCAATGTTGCCCCGTAGAGCAATTTCAAGCCGAATTTAGCGACCGTATTTCCTTGTTCTTCATTCAAACCTTTCACAGCTCCGGAAATGATTCCGATTGAAGAGAAGTTCGCGAATGACACGAGGAAGACGGAAATAATGCCGACCGTTCTTTCCGATAAGGATGACGTAATTTTAGCCAAGTCCATCATCGCCACGAACTCGTTTGTTAGCAATTTCGTCGCCATGATCGTGCCGGCTTGTACAACTTCCGATGCCGGAATGCCGACGATGAATGCAAATGGCGCAAATACATATCCTAACGCAGTCTGGAAGCTGACGCCGACAGCCGCTTCGAAAACACTGTTAATCATGCCGATCAATGCGACAAAACCGATCAGCATAGCGCCGACGATGACGGCCACTTTAAAGCCGTCCATAATATATTCGCCTAACATTTCAAAGAAAGACTGCTTTCTCTCTCCTTTAATTTCAATAATATCTTCATCCTCCGACACTTCATAAGGGTTGATGATATTCGCGATGATGAAACCGCCGAACAAATTCAGTACGAGTGCCGTAATGACATACTTCGGTTCGATCATCGTCATATACGCCCCTAAGATTGACGCGGATACTGTTGACATAGCTGACGTACACAGTGTATACATCCGATGTTTTGGAATATGCGGCAGCTGTTTTTTAATAGAGATGAACACCTCGGATTGTCCAAAAATCGCTGAGGCGACCGCATTAAACGACTCCAATTTCCCTAGTCCATTGACTTTGCTCAATATCAATCCGAGAAACCGGATGATTAAAGGAAGCAGCCTAATATACTGAGCAATCCCGATAAGTACGGAAACAAAGACAATTGGCAATAAAACATTCAGGAAAAAGGGGAAGGAGCCTTCGTTGGCGAGCCCGCCGAAAACAAAATTGATCCCTTCCGCGGCATATGCTAAAAGCTTATCAAATACATTCGCCACTCCCTTGATCAGGATGAGGCCGACTTCCGTATTCAATAGAGCGAAAGCCAATACGAGCTGCAAACCGATCATCGTGACAATCGATTTATATTTAATCTTCTTTTTGCCATTGCTTACGATGAATGCAAGGAAAAAGATAATAAGTAACGCCGCAATGAATATGAGGAATTTCAAAGCGGTTTCCCCCTCTCTAGATGCATAAACTATGTGTGGATCAAACAATTCCATTTTCTTGTATCTTCCCGAAAAAGATTCTCCGTAATCACTTTAGTTATTCGACAATTCACCTGTTTATATACAGAAAAAAATAATCATCATAAGCGCCGAATTAGTCGGATAAGAATGAAAATGTTATATGTTTTTTTCCGACTCGCCTATAATAACATATAATTCTCTTGAGAGGCATTGACAAAATTAGCACATAAAAAAATAGAGAGGACGCGGTTGCGACCCTCTCCACTTTTTGATTTTCATGCATTTTCCGTTAATTTATTTACTAATAATTTTTTCTTAACAGTAACCTTCACCCAAGTATGATGCACCGACAATAATCAATAGGATGAACAACACGACGATCAACGTAAAACCGCCGCCATATCCATAGCTCCCGACTTCTTTCGACATTCCTCAACACCTCCAAAACACTTGATGCTGTTATTCTATGTAATCAAAACATCCTTGCCCATGACATTCCCCTAGAAAGTTCCACTTGACTTAAGAAGAATAAAAAAAAGGCCTCTCACATACAAGTGAAAGACCAGTTACCATTTACATAATTTCCTTCATAATATGCCTTCCTCCATAGACGATCCGCTCAATTTCTCCGCATCCGTTTTCAAGAAATTGCAAAATACCTTCCTTCTCGTCTTCATCGATAAAAAAGTTTTTCCCGATGCACTTCAACGTCCTGTACACTTCATTCGATTCAATCGTAAGCTTGCCCTCTTTCAGCACCACTTGCACATTCATCCCCTCGCTGGAGATGAAGGACCCTGTAAATTTCTGAAGTTCTTCCGCATCGATCTCAAGCACTTCATACGTTGAATAAGATGCATCCAGCTCCCTGCCTTCTGTGATATTCATCGCATTCATCAGCAAATCGCCCGCAGGCACATCTGAAACATTCGTCAAAATGACGCCCGCCTTCTTTTTCTCGACAATTGCACACATATACGAAGAGACGCCTTTCAATCCGCCCCCGTGGCTGATCAACGTAGAGCCGAAATAATCGGGGACGATCCGGAGCCCATAGCCGTAGCATCTGCCAGGCTCGTATTCGACGTGCGGATGAATCATTTGCGCAATGCTTTCTTTCGATAAAATCCGCGTTCCACCTGCGACGCCTTCATTCCAATACATTTCCAAATACCGGAGAATATCATTTGCAGTTGACTTCAAATACCCGACCGCGCGCATTGACGGCGCATCCCACCAAAGCGGCGCCTCATATACATGCGAGCCGTCTTTCGCTTTCATGTAGAGCGTCGTCACGTCTTCCTTTTCGTCCAACAGTCGCATGTCGAAAAAGCTATTTTTCATGCCCGCAGGCTTCAAAATATTCTCCTCGATGAACTGCTCATAAGGCTGCCCGCTCACCCGGCTAATGATGACGCCAAGCAACCCGTAGGAATCGTTCGAATAACTGTAAAACTGTCCCGGTTCGCCGAGCCATTCAAAGTCGTCATTGGCCATGAATGCAAGCATCTCGTCAAAAGTCTCGATATGCGGCCCCGGATTGTTCAATAGGTCGAGCCCGTAATCTTTTGCCGAAGGATCTTGCTCGATGCTATTTTTCCTTGCATACACATGCGTCGCAAGCGGCGGATAACCAGCCGTATGCGTCATCAGATGATGAATCGTAATCCGCTCCACTTGTCCGCCCGACGTCTTCAACTCAGGCAGATAATCGACGATGTTGTCATGCACCGACACTTTCCCAGCTTCCTGAAGCTTCATGATACCAGCGCACGTAAAAGACTTTGTCATCGAAGCGATCCCGAATACCGTATCCTCCGTCACCGGCAACTGCTGCGCCACATTCCGATAGCCAAATCCCTTTTCATACACGCGCTGCCCTTCCGCTTCAATGCCGATAATCGCCCCTGGAATCAAATGCTTCTTGATATACTCGATTGCATACTTATCAAACGGCTCTACCGCAACTGTCTCCCTCATATTCATTCCCCCTGTTTGATTGTTTATGAATACTCTATACTGAGAAATTCGCCGCCGCGCCTGATTTCCCTCTTTTCATACGTTATCACCTACTCGGCGAGGGTTATCACCGACTTGTGTGGGTTTATCACCGACGCTAGC containing:
- a CDS encoding LLM class flavin-dependent oxidoreductase — its product is MIHDRAKKFNGIPLSILDLAMINEGSDAGQSFKNSVDLAQHAEKWGFNRFWLAEHHNMPGVASSATSVIIGHVAGATETIRVGAGGIMLPNHAPLVIAEQFGTLDALYPGRIDLGLGRAPGSDQATAYALRRTLNSSGNDFPDQLDELRAYFEYDPAARVRAFPGEGQEIPIWLLGSSDFSARLAAELGLPFSFASHFAPTYMMHALNLFHRNFKPSKDLEKPYAMLGINIIAADTDEKAQWLATSHQQMFLNIRRGITKQFTPPIDDVDVVWNDFEKAAVAELLEWPSTIVGSPDTVKRKLEAFMEMTTADECIISSGIFHHEDRLRSYEIVAEMME
- a CDS encoding NupC/NupG family nucleoside CNT transporter, coding for MKFLIFIAALLIIFFLAFIVSNGKKKIKYKSIVTMIGLQLVLAFALLNTEVGLILIKGVANVFDKLLAYAAEGINFVFGGLANEGSFPFFLNVLLPIVFVSVLIGIAQYIRLLPLIIRFLGLILSKVNGLGKLESFNAVASAIFGQSEVFISIKKQLPHIPKHRMYTLCTSAMSTVSASILGAYMTMIEPKYVITALVLNLFGGFIIANIINPYEVSEDEDIIEIKGERKQSFFEMLGEYIMDGFKVAVIVGAMLIGFVALIGMINSVFEAAVGVSFQTALGYVFAPFAFIVGIPASEVVQAGTIMATKLLTNEFVAMMDLAKITSSLSERTVGIISVFLVSFANFSSIGIISGAVKGLNEEQGNTVAKFGLKLLYGATLVSLLTAAVTGIML
- a CDS encoding YjcZ family sporulation protein, which translates into the protein MSKEVGSYGYGGGFTLIVVLFILLIIVGASYLGEGYC
- a CDS encoding serine hydrolase; translation: MRETVAVEPFDKYAIEYIKKHLIPGAIIGIEAEGQRVYEKGFGYRNVAQQLPVTEDTVFGIASMTKSFTCAGIMKLQEAGKVSVHDNIVDYLPELKTSGGQVERITIHHLMTHTAGYPPLATHVYARKNSIEQDPSAKDYGLDLLNNPGPHIETFDEMLAFMANDDFEWLGEPGQFYSYSNDSYGLLGVIISRVSGQPYEQFIEENILKPAGMKNSFFDMRLLDEKEDVTTLYMKAKDGSHVYEAPLWWDAPSMRAVGYLKSTANDILRYLEMYWNEGVAGGTRILSKESIAQMIHPHVEYEPGRCYGYGLRIVPDYFGSTLISHGGGLKGVSSYMCAIVEKKKAGVILTNVSDVPAGDLLMNAMNITEGRELDASYSTYEVLEIDAEELQKFTGSFISSEGMNVQVVLKEGKLTIESNEVYRTLKCIGKNFFIDEDEKEGILQFLENGCGEIERIVYGGRHIMKEIM